One window of the Gammaproteobacteria bacterium genome contains the following:
- the astA gene encoding arginine N-succinyltransferase, translating into MKIIRPIGLEDLDALLHMAQTAGTGFTSLPPVAEYLREKIELSVRSFATQVREAGHERYMFVLEETDTGEIGGCCAVEAACGLDEPFYNYHVGMTVHASREFKLYNRIPTLYLSNDYTGTSVLCSLYLKPEFRAGGTGRLLSKCRFLFMAAHPQRFSKKVIAEMRGVSNESGESPFWEGLGRHFFTIDYGDAEHIVGQGNKAFIAELMPPHPIYTVLLPEAAREVMGKVHPQTAPALHLLQQEGFRYQYYIDIFDGGPTVEAPLTDIRTVRKSQKLSTQVGAPSAGPRHLLSNDGVEDFRCTLVEYGPQPDSVTVDAATAAQLGLDDGKLARIVALSFSDG; encoded by the coding sequence ATGAAAATCATCCGACCGATCGGGCTCGAGGACCTCGACGCCCTGTTGCACATGGCCCAGACCGCCGGGACCGGCTTCACTTCCCTGCCCCCCGTCGCCGAGTACCTGCGCGAGAAAATCGAGCTGTCGGTGCGGTCCTTCGCCACCCAGGTGCGCGAGGCCGGGCATGAGCGCTACATGTTCGTGCTTGAGGAAACCGACACCGGCGAGATCGGTGGCTGCTGCGCGGTGGAGGCCGCCTGCGGACTGGACGAGCCGTTCTACAACTACCACGTGGGCATGACGGTACACGCCAGCCGTGAATTCAAGCTCTACAACCGCATACCCACGCTGTATCTGTCCAATGACTACACCGGCACGTCGGTGCTGTGTTCGCTGTACCTCAAACCGGAGTTTCGCGCCGGCGGTACCGGGCGCCTGCTGTCCAAGTGTCGATTCCTGTTCATGGCGGCGCATCCGCAGCGGTTCTCGAAAAAGGTCATCGCCGAAATGCGCGGTGTCTCCAACGAATCCGGCGAATCACCGTTCTGGGAAGGTCTGGGTCGCCACTTCTTCACGATCGACTACGGTGACGCCGAGCACATCGTCGGCCAGGGCAACAAGGCCTTCATCGCCGAACTGATGCCGCCGCACCCGATCTACACGGTGCTGCTGCCCGAAGCCGCCCGCGAAGTCATGGGCAAGGTCCACCCGCAAACCGCGCCGGCGCTGCACCTGCTGCAACAGGAAGGCTTCCGCTATCAGTACTACATCGACATTTTCGACGGCGGCCCGACGGTGGAAGCACCGCTCACCGACATACGCACAGTGCGCAAATCACAGAAACTGTCGACGCAGGTCGGCGCTCCGTCGGCCGGCCCGCGCCACCTGCTGTCCAACGACGGCGTCGAGGACTTCCGCTGTACGCTTGTCGAGTACGGTCCACAACCGGATTCGGTGACGGTGGATGCCGCGACGGCCGCGCAGTTGGGTCTGGACGACGGCAAGCTGGCACGCATCGTGGCGTTGAGCTTCAGCGATGGCTAA
- a CDS encoding hydrolase — translation MDAAYAPLLQGIADQQSAMRDELIALSNINSGSFNVDGVNAMGERLIALFADLHPQVERIEVSPFANTADSGELRQRALGRAVRLRKRPQAPLQVFLCGHLDTVFAADHPFQTARLVDEDTLHGPGVADLKGGQLVMLQALRALEASPWHAAIGWEVLFNPDEEIGSHGSAPLLAEAATRNRFGLIYEPSFPDGNLAGARKGSGNFDVIVHGRAAHAGREHHLGRNAIRACADFVAALDALNGTRDGVTINPGYISGGGALNVVPALSLFKFNVRTSTAEDESWMRAQLESLMADIGQRDGIRLELRGGFTRPPKPFHGLTEKLAGLIGDCGRELGFGLEFLPTGGCCDGNNLSAQGLPNIDNLGVVGGKIHSDAEYMRISSLSERAQLSALLLLRLARGEISL, via the coding sequence ATGGACGCCGCTTACGCGCCGCTATTGCAAGGCATCGCCGACCAGCAGTCCGCGATGCGGGACGAGCTGATCGCCCTGTCCAACATCAATTCCGGCAGCTTCAACGTCGACGGCGTCAACGCGATGGGCGAACGCCTGATCGCCCTGTTCGCGGATCTGCACCCTCAGGTGGAACGCATTGAGGTGTCGCCGTTCGCCAACACTGCGGACTCCGGCGAGCTTCGCCAGCGCGCGCTGGGCCGCGCGGTGCGTCTGCGCAAACGTCCGCAAGCGCCGTTGCAGGTGTTCCTGTGCGGGCATCTGGACACCGTGTTCGCGGCCGATCATCCGTTTCAGACGGCACGCCTGGTCGATGAGGACACCCTGCACGGCCCCGGTGTGGCCGATCTCAAGGGTGGTCAGCTGGTCATGCTGCAGGCGCTGCGTGCCCTGGAGGCCAGCCCCTGGCATGCGGCCATCGGCTGGGAGGTGCTGTTCAATCCCGACGAGGAAATCGGCTCGCACGGTTCGGCACCACTGCTGGCCGAGGCCGCCACACGCAACCGCTTCGGCCTGATCTACGAACCCTCGTTCCCGGACGGCAATCTCGCTGGCGCCCGCAAGGGCAGCGGCAATTTCGACGTGATCGTGCACGGCCGTGCCGCGCACGCCGGACGCGAGCATCACCTGGGCCGCAATGCGATCCGCGCCTGCGCCGATTTCGTGGCAGCGCTGGACGCGCTCAACGGCACGCGCGACGGCGTCACCATCAATCCGGGTTACATCAGCGGCGGCGGCGCGCTCAATGTGGTGCCGGCGCTGAGTCTGTTCAAATTCAATGTGCGTACTTCCACCGCCGAAGACGAATCCTGGATGCGGGCGCAGCTCGAATCACTGATGGCGGACATCGGCCAACGCGACGGCATTCGCCTTGAGCTGCGCGGCGGTTTCACCCGGCCGCCCAAGCCGTTTCACGGACTGACCGAAAAGCTGGCCGGGCTGATCGGAGACTGTGGCCGCGAACTGGGTTTCGGTCTGGAATTCCTGCCGACCGGCGGCTGCTGCGACGGCAACAATCTGTCCGCGCAAGGCCTGCCGAATATCGACAACCTCGGCGTGGTCGGCGGCAAGATTCACTCGGACGCGGAATACATGCGCATTTCCAGCCTGAGCGAGCGCGCACAACTCTCCGCACTGCTGTTGCTGCGTCTGGCGCGCGGCGAAATATCGCTCTGA